The Thiorhodovibrio frisius genome segment GCTGCCGGCACTCGGTGACTTGCGCGCCGATAGCGAACTGCTCTCCGCTTTCGATGTCGGCCATATCAGCACAGAGGCACTGCTGTGGCAGACCGGTTATCTGACGATCGACAGCCAAGAATTTGTCTTTGGCGAATATCGCTATCGGCTGCGCTATCCCAACCGCGAGGTCTACCAAAGCCTCAACAACAGCCTGCTACGCGCCTGGACCGCCGACGGGCAGACAACCCTGGCCAACAAGACCCGCCTGGGCGACCTGCTGCTGGCCAATGACTTTGACGGCTTGAAAGACCTCATCACTGCCTTCTATGCCAGCATTCCGCACGACTGGTATCGCAACAACCCGATTTCCCAATACGAGGGCTACTATGCCAGCGTTTTCTATGCCTACTTTGCCAGCCTGGGGCTTGATCTGACGCCAGAAGAGAGCAGCAATGCTGGTAGGCTGGATTTGGCGGTCAAGTTCAATGGTCAGATTTACCTGATCGAATTCAAGGTGGTCGAGCACAGTGGCGAAGGCGCGGCCATGGCGCAGCTCAAGGCAAAGGGCTATGCCGATAAATACCGTAGCCAGGGCCAGTTGACTCATCTGATCGGGGTGGAATTCAGCGCCGAACAGCGCGCGGTAGTGGGCTTCGAGGTCGAGACGCTGAGTTGACGTGTGGTCTGGCCCAGGGCAAAACCCGGCCAGCCTGCTAGACTGCGACCGCAAGCAGAGATAACGGCCACTCGCCTCAGGTCCGCCTATGTCGCGCAAGAAGCTTCCAATCGGTGTTCAGACCTTCGCCAAGATTCGCGAAGACGATTACTACTATGTCGACAAGACCGGCTTCGCGCTGCGGCTGATCGAGGAAGGTAGTCATTATTTTCTGTCCCGCCCGCGCCGTTTTGGCAAGTCGTTGTTTCTGGATACTCTGGCGGAGCTTCTCAGTGGCAATAGGGAGCTGTTCGCTGGCCTTAAGGCGGAGCACAAATGGAACTGGGACCGGCGCCATCCGGTGATTCGGCTGAGTTTCGGCGCCGGAGTCGCTCGCGAGCCAGCCGCGCTGGAGGAAAAGATTTGGGAGCAGTTGCGCGTCAATCAAAAGGCGCTGGGTATCCGCTGCTCTGAGCCAACTGCGCAGGGCTGCTTTGCGGAGCTGATTCGGGAAGCCAAGGTCCAGGCTGGAGCGCCGGCGGTGGTGTTGGTTGACGAATACGACAAGCCGATTCTGGATAATCTCGGGGACAAGGAAACCGCGCGGGCCATGCGCGATGGACTGCGCGATCTCTACTCCGTAATCAAGGACTCCGATGCCCATCTGCGCTTTGTCTTCCTCACCGGGGTGAGCAAATTTAGCAAGGTCAGCTTGTTCTCGGGGCTTAATAACCTCAAGGACATCACCGTCGATGAACGTTACTCGGCGCTCTGCGGCTATACCGAGAACGATCTGGACCAAGTCTTTGCTCCCGAGTTGGAAGGTCTGGACCGCGAACAGATTCGCGCCTGGTATAACGGCTACAACTGGACCGGCGATGCCGTTTACAACCCCTTTGAC includes the following:
- a CDS encoding ATP-binding protein; the encoded protein is MSRKKLPIGVQTFAKIREDDYYYVDKTGFALRLIEEGSHYFLSRPRRFGKSLFLDTLAELLSGNRELFAGLKAEHKWNWDRRHPVIRLSFGAGVAREPAALEEKIWEQLRVNQKALGIRCSEPTAQGCFAELIREAKVQAGAPAVVLVDEYDKPILDNLGDKETARAMRDGLRDLYSVIKDSDAHLRFVFLTGVSKFSKVSLFSGLNNLKDITVDERYSALCGYTENDLDQVFAPELEGLDREQIRAWYNGYNWTGDAVYNPFDVLLLFDSRQFRSWWFETATPTFLIEVLAGRHTFAPSLERLLTDEQLLSTFDVDYIATEALLFQTGYLTIDHMRQHGAVTQYVLRYPNLEVRSSLNNALLHQLRGRASDTPSQAARLYDLLEANDFSGLKDLFTAFFASIPHDWYRNNPIAQYEGYYASVFYAYFASLGFDLTPEESSNAGRLDLTVKFNGQIYLIDFKLVEHSGEGAAMAQLKAKGYAEKYRNQGQPIHLIGVEFSAEQRAVVELEVETLN